In Desulfomonilia bacterium, a single genomic region encodes these proteins:
- a CDS encoding DUF4410 domain-containing protein, translated as MSKTLKTVLLALICGVLASTTPASASEAAVAQSSTCKDDAALMQDGDNKTKAIARPSIIYVTDFHLDPDQLQKESIIKRDGIVKKRLDALKPDDDPSQKAAKLIAALSGSIIKGLKDAGQNVDYCPNSSGLRKDFVPQDLNLPSDGWLVAGWFSKVDEGNRALSSTVGFGKGAESIQIEVDVYDLSEKSGGPFLHIGSESGAKKIPGGLITKNPYTMAAQYVLSKGATEKDVQKQGSAIAETLLQFINDKTGN; from the coding sequence ATGTCTAAGACCTTGAAAACTGTGCTGCTTGCTTTGATTTGCGGAGTTCTGGCGTCAACAACCCCGGCATCAGCCTCAGAAGCAGCTGTTGCCCAGAGTTCTACATGTAAGGATGATGCCGCCCTCATGCAGGACGGGGATAATAAGACAAAGGCAATTGCAAGGCCTTCCATCATATATGTCACGGACTTCCACCTTGATCCAGACCAGTTGCAGAAAGAATCGATAATCAAGAGGGATGGTATTGTGAAAAAGAGACTTGATGCACTCAAACCGGATGATGACCCTTCTCAGAAGGCTGCAAAACTGATCGCAGCCCTGTCGGGTTCCATAATCAAGGGTTTGAAGGATGCAGGGCAGAATGTGGATTATTGTCCGAATTCTTCGGGTCTCAGAAAGGATTTTGTTCCTCAGGACCTTAATCTGCCTTCCGATGGCTGGCTTGTAGCGGGATGGTTCTCAAAGGTTGATGAAGGTAACAGGGCGCTCAGCTCTACGGTAGGTTTCGGGAAGGGCGCCGAAAGCATCCAGATTGAAGTTGATGTTTATGATCTTTCAGAAAAATCCGGCGGGCCTTTTCTTCATATCGGCTCTGAAAGCGGTGCAAAAAAGATCCCCGGAGGGCTGATAACAAAAAACCCGTATACGATGGCGGCCCAATATGTCCTTTCGAAGGGTGCGACTGAAAAGGATGTTCAGAAGCAGGGTTCTGCAATTGCAGAAACCCTGCTTCAATTTATCAATGATAAAACGGGGAATTGA